The proteins below come from a single Mycobacterium parmense genomic window:
- a CDS encoding nitroreductase family deazaflavin-dependent oxidoreductase produces MVLNTVRVLNKRVLNPMMLHVAGQKHWYAGVIEHKGRHSGKTYDTPVVIERTGDGFLIALPYGTQVDWLRNVLAAGRATIRVHGETCQAVEPRVIDATTASQYLSSLRRLEFGGLRIKNYLLLKRSPETA; encoded by the coding sequence ATGGTTCTGAACACCGTCCGGGTATTGAACAAACGTGTGCTGAATCCCATGATGCTGCATGTCGCCGGCCAAAAGCATTGGTACGCAGGGGTAATCGAGCACAAAGGCAGACATTCCGGGAAGACGTACGATACCCCGGTCGTGATTGAACGCACGGGCGACGGCTTCCTCATCGCGCTGCCCTACGGTACACAGGTGGACTGGCTGCGCAACGTGCTGGCCGCCGGTCGGGCCACCATCCGGGTACACGGGGAAACTTGCCAGGCCGTCGAACCGCGGGTCATCGACGCGACGACGGCGTCGCAGTACCTCTCTTCCCTGCGCCGCCTCGAATTCGGTGGGCTGCGTATCAAGAACTACCTGCTGCTCAAGCGCAGCCCCGAAACCGCGTGA
- a CDS encoding S1 family peptidase produces the protein MTTSWLRGLAVFGATVTAATTFANPALATSPPRPGMQVDAQNSRCTAGFAAQGNDGSYYLFTSGHCDAHDDSEWTYGNAVPLGRITASEHEGDTVDAAIIHLDPSVGAPVGNVGGKYIVRDVLSPMQVERGMPFCKIGAVSGETCGVVQDVKNDVVLASVYSANGDSGSPGFVMNPDGTVSAVGLLMSSPDGDDNSTYFASIQPLLGRWGLRVLP, from the coding sequence GTGACCACATCCTGGTTGCGAGGGTTGGCGGTGTTCGGCGCCACCGTGACGGCGGCGACGACGTTCGCGAACCCGGCGCTGGCGACGTCGCCTCCGCGCCCGGGGATGCAGGTTGATGCCCAAAACAGCAGGTGCACAGCGGGTTTCGCGGCCCAGGGCAACGACGGCAGCTACTACCTGTTCACCAGTGGGCACTGTGACGCGCACGACGACTCGGAATGGACCTATGGCAACGCCGTTCCGCTGGGGAGAATCACCGCCAGCGAGCACGAAGGCGACACCGTCGACGCCGCGATCATTCACCTGGACCCCAGCGTTGGCGCGCCGGTGGGTAATGTCGGTGGCAAGTATATTGTCCGAGATGTGTTGAGCCCGATGCAGGTTGAGCGCGGCATGCCGTTCTGTAAGATCGGCGCGGTCAGCGGTGAAACGTGCGGGGTGGTCCAAGACGTCAAGAACGACGTGGTGCTGGCCAGCGTCTACAGCGCCAACGGCGACAGCGGCAGTCCCGGTTTCGTGATGAACCCGGACGGCACCGTGAGCGCGGTCGGTTTGTTGATGTCGTCGCCCGACGGGGACGACAACTCTACATATTTCGCGAGCATTCAGCCGCTGCTCGGCCGGTGGGGCCTGCGCGTGCTGCCCTGA
- a CDS encoding lipoprotein LpqH: MKRGFVIGAAGVAVVAAACAGCSSNKPSTGASGSSSPAAAAGTQVIVDGQAQNVSGAVTCNPSGDNINIGVGDPSAGIGAVISNANPPIVHSVGLGSVNGITLGFSDAAPNNQGGNAGAAVSGKSYAIKGTATGVDMSNPQQPQQVTKSFEMDVTCP; the protein is encoded by the coding sequence GTGAAGCGTGGTTTCGTGATTGGTGCAGCCGGGGTTGCCGTGGTGGCCGCGGCCTGCGCCGGATGTTCGAGCAACAAGCCCAGCACGGGGGCGTCGGGTTCGTCGTCTCCCGCGGCGGCGGCCGGGACGCAGGTCATCGTCGACGGCCAGGCCCAGAATGTGAGTGGGGCGGTCACCTGCAACCCGTCCGGCGACAACATCAACATCGGCGTGGGTGACCCGTCGGCCGGAATCGGGGCGGTCATCAGCAACGCCAATCCGCCCATCGTCCACTCGGTGGGGCTGGGCAGCGTCAACGGCATCACGCTTGGTTTCTCCGACGCCGCGCCCAACAACCAGGGCGGAAACGCCGGCGCTGCGGTGAGCGGCAAGTCCTACGCGATCAAGGGCACCGCGACCGGTGTCGACATGAGCAACCCGCAGCAGCCGCAGCAGGTGACCAAGTCATTCGAGATGGACGTGACCTGCCCGTAG
- a CDS encoding MAP_0585 family protein — protein MKRVVSAAAVAAGLTMSTVALGPGYAYSAPLDPPPPCPGCHGGGGGGGNPGGPGGGNPGGAPGGQQGGPGGQAGGQSNPPPQGGQSNPPPQGGQNNPPPQGGQNNPPPQGGQNNPPPQGGHGQNPQPGGQNNPPQGGQNTPPPQGGPSNQPGGHGQNPQQPGNENNPPQGGQNTPSPQGGPSNQPGVHGQNPQQPGNQNNPPQNGPNNEPHGRPANLNPPPTQPPHPPYIPPRGTYASGNAQIGGPTGLTVGFSVVGHGAPPPPPQRGFGWNDGPAPGHPPPHWEGPPPPGGWDGPPPPGGWNRPWSGPPRDVAVAQADFGPFNYDTFTVLPVFNWQYGGWGYWFFGVWVPLY, from the coding sequence ATGAAACGTGTCGTCAGCGCGGCGGCGGTCGCGGCCGGTCTCACCATGTCCACCGTGGCGCTCGGCCCCGGGTACGCCTACTCGGCGCCCCTCGACCCCCCGCCGCCGTGTCCGGGCTGCCACGGCGGTGGCGGTGGAGGCGGTAACCCGGGTGGTCCCGGTGGTGGCAACCCCGGCGGTGCTCCCGGCGGCCAACAGGGCGGTCCGGGCGGTCAGGCGGGTGGCCAGAGCAACCCGCCGCCGCAGGGCGGCCAGAGCAACCCGCCGCCGCAGGGCGGCCAGAACAACCCGCCGCCACAGGGCGGGCAGAACAACCCGCCGCCGCAGGGCGGGCAGAACAACCCGCCGCCACAGGGCGGGCACGGGCAGAATCCGCAGCCGGGCGGTCAGAACAATCCACCGCAGGGCGGGCAGAACACTCCGCCGCCGCAGGGTGGTCCGTCCAACCAGCCGGGTGGGCATGGGCAGAACCCCCAGCAGCCGGGCAATGAGAACAACCCGCCGCAGGGCGGCCAGAACACTCCGTCGCCGCAGGGTGGTCCGTCCAACCAGCCGGGTGTGCATGGGCAGAACCCCCAGCAGCCCGGTAATCAGAACAACCCGCCGCAGAACGGGCCCAACAACGAGCCCCACGGGAGGCCGGCCAACCTCAACCCGCCGCCCACCCAGCCGCCGCACCCGCCGTATATTCCTCCGCGCGGGACCTACGCGAGCGGCAACGCGCAGATCGGCGGCCCCACGGGCCTGACGGTCGGTTTCAGTGTCGTCGGCCACGGGGCGCCGCCTCCGCCGCCGCAGCGAGGCTTCGGCTGGAACGACGGCCCGGCGCCCGGTCACCCGCCGCCGCATTGGGAGGGTCCGCCGCCTCCCGGCGGCTGGGACGGCCCGCCGCCTCCCGGCGGCTGGAACCGGCCGTGGAGTGGGCCCCCGCGCGACGTAGCAGTGGCGCAGGCCGACTTCGGCCCGTTCAACTACGACACCTTCACCGTGCTGCCCGTGTTCAACTGGCAGTACGGGGGATGGGGTTACTGGTTCTTCGGAGTCTGGGTCCCGCTGTACTGA
- a CDS encoding UBP-type zinc finger domain-containing protein gives MTSTHMDPDVVAINPVSPRTHKGCQECLRLGTQWVHLRLCLTCGYVGCCDSSPMQHASAHFLATDHPIVQSMESGETWRWCYVHENYV, from the coding sequence ATGACCTCGACGCACATGGATCCCGATGTCGTCGCCATCAACCCCGTGAGCCCGCGTACCCATAAGGGCTGCCAAGAGTGCCTGCGGCTCGGCACGCAGTGGGTGCATTTGCGGCTGTGCCTCACCTGTGGATACGTCGGCTGTTGCGATTCGTCACCGATGCAGCACGCAAGTGCGCACTTCCTTGCCACGGATCACCCGATCGTGCAGTCCATGGAGTCCGGAGAGACGTGGCGCTGGTGCTACGTCCATGAGAACTACGTCTAG
- a CDS encoding DJ-1/PfpI family protein, with protein MAEYLRGSRIALLAADGVGQTELDAAGDAVRQAGAHTQLLALRAGQIQSLNEDLEPARVYTVDRAVGEASVDEYEALLLLPGMVRSHQLSSHDSVVSFVGDFITLSKPVGVVCPGTWTLLEAGVARGRSLPSALTIRSLRQTGASVLDGESLSPHVLRAFYSTIVQEFARLLRQFAPLSGEEGEGPHARLAAFEARRRREADSPAMEVAGS; from the coding sequence ATGGCCGAATACCTGCGAGGTTCGAGGATCGCACTGCTTGCGGCGGACGGCGTCGGGCAGACCGAATTGGACGCGGCGGGCGATGCTGTGCGACAAGCGGGCGCACACACTCAGCTGTTGGCACTGCGAGCCGGGCAGATCCAATCGCTCAACGAAGACCTCGAACCGGCCCGCGTGTACACCGTCGACCGGGCGGTGGGCGAAGCGTCGGTGGACGAGTACGAGGCGTTGCTACTGCTGCCCGGGATGGTTAGGTCTCACCAGCTTTCCAGCCACGATAGCGTGGTCTCGTTCGTTGGTGATTTCATCACTTTGTCGAAGCCGGTCGGGGTTGTCTGCCCCGGCACCTGGACCCTGCTTGAGGCGGGTGTGGCCCGGGGCCGAAGTCTTCCGTCCGCTCTGACGATCCGGTCCCTGCGACAGACCGGCGCCTCCGTACTGGATGGCGAGTCGCTTTCGCCTCATGTACTGCGTGCGTTCTACAGCACCATTGTTCAAGAATTCGCTCGCCTTTTACGGCAGTTTGCTCCCCTGTCGGGAGAAGAAGGCGAAGGCCCCCACGCTCGGCTGGCTGCATTCGAAGCGCGACGGCGACGCGAGGCGGACAGTCCTGCAATGGAAGTGGCCGGTTCGTAA
- a CDS encoding MFS transporter, which translates to MSTEYPSAATVSKRDRVALYAVNFFMADMEAGMGPFLGVLLQSRGWSTGSIGAVITLGAVVGMVAVTPAGALVDATSHKRACVIVVGLGAVAGAAVILTSQHFWVIAGAQAVMCISGATIAPAMIGITLGVVGQARFTGQNGRNQAFNHAGNMAGAAIAGLLGWHFGYAAVFWLAAGFAAVTVAAVLAIPAGHIDHHLARGEAFATDQPRIKSLRVLLGCRPLLAVAAAVMLFHLGNAAMLPLYGLAVVARNGNPFITVAGTVVIAQAVMVPASLAALRIAEVRGYWPAILIAFTALPARALIASHVITSWGVIPVEVLDGVGAGILSVAVPGLVARILDGTGHINVGQGAVMAAQGLGGALSPVLAGFTAQTMGFATAFAMLGGISLGSLVIWLALAKMLRAAADR; encoded by the coding sequence ATGTCGACTGAGTACCCATCGGCGGCAACGGTGTCGAAGCGAGACCGGGTCGCCCTTTATGCGGTGAACTTCTTCATGGCCGACATGGAGGCCGGTATGGGCCCCTTCCTGGGCGTGCTGCTGCAGAGCCGTGGGTGGAGCACCGGCAGCATCGGCGCGGTCATCACTTTGGGTGCCGTCGTCGGCATGGTCGCGGTCACTCCCGCGGGTGCGCTGGTAGACGCCACCAGCCACAAGCGGGCCTGCGTCATTGTCGTCGGGCTTGGTGCCGTGGCGGGCGCGGCGGTCATCCTGACGTCGCAGCACTTCTGGGTGATCGCCGGGGCTCAGGCGGTGATGTGCATTTCGGGGGCAACGATCGCGCCTGCGATGATCGGCATCACCCTCGGGGTCGTGGGGCAAGCAAGGTTTACGGGTCAAAACGGCCGTAATCAGGCCTTCAATCACGCCGGCAACATGGCTGGAGCGGCCATCGCCGGCCTGCTGGGCTGGCATTTCGGTTACGCCGCGGTGTTCTGGCTGGCGGCAGGGTTTGCTGCCGTCACTGTCGCCGCCGTGCTGGCGATCCCGGCTGGTCACATCGACCATCACCTCGCCCGCGGGGAGGCATTTGCCACCGACCAGCCGCGTATCAAATCGCTGCGCGTCCTCCTTGGGTGCCGACCCCTGCTGGCGGTAGCGGCAGCGGTGATGCTTTTCCACCTGGGCAACGCCGCGATGCTGCCGCTCTATGGGTTGGCAGTGGTGGCCAGAAACGGCAACCCGTTCATCACCGTGGCCGGTACCGTCGTCATCGCCCAAGCCGTGATGGTGCCCGCCTCGCTGGCAGCCTTGAGAATTGCGGAAGTCCGTGGCTACTGGCCGGCCATCTTGATTGCGTTCACCGCGCTGCCGGCGCGCGCCCTCATTGCCAGCCATGTCATCACCAGCTGGGGTGTGATACCGGTGGAAGTCCTCGATGGCGTCGGTGCCGGCATCTTGTCAGTCGCGGTGCCGGGACTGGTAGCCCGCATACTCGACGGCACAGGCCACATCAATGTCGGTCAGGGCGCCGTGATGGCTGCGCAAGGGCTCGGTGGCGCGCTGAGCCCGGTGCTCGCCGGATTCACTGCGCAGACAATGGGATTCGCAACCGCGTTCGCGATGCTCGGCGGCATTTCGCTGGGATCCCTGGTTATCTGGCTGGCTCTTGCCAAGATGCTGCGCGCCGCCGCCGACAGGTAG
- a CDS encoding PucR family transcriptional regulator: MNANSTVAGDIEPTGTPEGLAALTRIIFQSLDPEDILAVAAEGAAALCTCRVEASYCADDEEMKPCPPSQTERPELTDVLQRANWEGRIELPRGDWGWAFPLSHRDALRGCLVIGASVEPTPDHLLLLQLLAQKAGAALACAELHQREVGRAGQLAKANEFLAQAVHRLKAQTQAHELLEAALAAGEGVQGIVDALHRLTGRSVCVEDRFGNLCAWAGPGQPLRYPKQKPGQRDRFLRSLSTQAVPVSSGGRLSVLIKPQSEMLGVVALVDPGDEVDEDVLFSLRYCSNVLGLELSHQRNLAQLQLNLRRELVDDLVAGTNEDGAYARAEALIHDLRRPHYVVVIHSGRGAGNAGIAAAGRVAENLNMNYLAGRQGGLIVLLVDSHPAPDALHREVSRQFGDLTSAIGIGSRCDGPADFPQSFLRARRALNVRLNSAHPRGASDYYELGFYHLIDAAHTAGVVDDYLRQWLGPLIDYDAVKKSDLVHTLSHYLECGGNYDESAAALHIHRSTLRYRLGRIADLTGFDLRDVDTRFNLHAATRVWRFLTSTA; this comes from the coding sequence ATGAACGCCAATTCGACGGTCGCCGGCGATATCGAGCCAACGGGCACCCCGGAAGGCTTGGCGGCGCTGACCCGAATTATCTTCCAATCGTTGGATCCCGAGGACATTCTCGCGGTAGCTGCTGAAGGGGCTGCGGCCCTGTGCACGTGCAGAGTCGAGGCCAGCTACTGCGCTGACGACGAGGAAATGAAGCCGTGCCCACCCTCTCAAACCGAGCGCCCGGAGCTGACAGACGTGCTTCAGCGTGCGAACTGGGAGGGCAGGATCGAACTCCCGCGGGGAGATTGGGGATGGGCGTTTCCCCTATCCCATCGGGATGCTCTACGAGGGTGCCTTGTGATCGGCGCCAGCGTCGAGCCCACACCCGATCACCTGCTGTTGCTGCAGCTGCTCGCACAGAAGGCCGGTGCCGCGCTGGCATGCGCCGAGCTGCATCAGCGGGAAGTTGGACGGGCCGGCCAACTGGCCAAGGCGAATGAGTTTCTCGCCCAAGCGGTGCATCGGCTGAAGGCCCAGACGCAAGCGCATGAGCTGCTGGAGGCGGCGCTGGCCGCTGGCGAGGGCGTGCAAGGCATCGTCGACGCACTTCATCGATTGACGGGACGTTCGGTCTGCGTCGAAGACAGGTTCGGCAACCTCTGCGCATGGGCTGGGCCCGGACAGCCACTCCGGTACCCGAAACAAAAGCCCGGCCAGCGCGACCGGTTCTTGCGTTCGCTCTCGACGCAGGCTGTTCCGGTGAGTTCCGGGGGACGCCTGAGCGTCCTGATAAAGCCGCAGTCGGAGATGCTTGGTGTTGTCGCGCTCGTTGACCCTGGAGACGAGGTCGACGAGGACGTGTTGTTCTCTCTCAGGTACTGCAGCAACGTGCTGGGACTCGAGTTATCCCATCAACGCAACCTCGCCCAGCTGCAGCTGAATCTGCGCCGCGAGCTGGTCGATGATCTGGTGGCGGGCACCAACGAGGATGGGGCCTATGCGCGCGCTGAGGCGCTGATTCATGACTTGCGCCGTCCGCACTATGTCGTGGTGATCCACAGCGGGCGCGGCGCCGGCAACGCCGGCATCGCCGCCGCGGGCCGTGTCGCCGAGAACCTGAATATGAATTACCTGGCGGGGCGTCAGGGAGGTCTGATCGTCCTACTCGTCGACAGTCATCCGGCTCCCGATGCTCTGCACCGGGAGGTCAGTAGACAATTTGGCGACTTGACGAGTGCAATTGGCATCGGGTCGCGCTGTGATGGGCCGGCCGATTTTCCCCAATCTTTCCTCAGAGCCCGTCGCGCGCTCAATGTCCGGCTGAACTCGGCCCATCCCCGGGGAGCTTCTGACTATTACGAGCTGGGTTTCTACCACTTGATCGATGCGGCGCACACCGCCGGTGTCGTCGACGACTACCTCCGCCAATGGCTGGGGCCGCTGATCGATTACGACGCCGTGAAAAAGTCCGATCTGGTACACACCCTGAGTCACTATCTCGAGTGTGGCGGCAATTACGACGAATCGGCTGCCGCTTTGCATATTCACCGGAGCACGTTGCGGTATCGGCTCGGCCGCATCGCGGACCTGACGGGTTTCGACCTTCGCGATGTTGATACTCGCTTCAACCTGCATGCCGCTACGCGAGTGTGGCGCTTCCTTACCTCGACTGCGTGA
- a CDS encoding DUF2267 domain-containing protein, with the protein MHRRTSLATIWEAETHGGKMRYEEFISSVAERSGLFEGDAVALTRATLTTLGERISGGEARDLAVHLPSPLQDALLPTEEEAEAFSYDEFVNRVAQRSGRDTEAAEAALDAVMATIRDAVTPGEFEDLLSQLPTEFQGLGAR; encoded by the coding sequence ATGCACCGGCGCACGAGCCTCGCCACGATATGGGAAGCCGAAACCCATGGAGGAAAAATGCGATATGAGGAATTCATTTCGTCGGTGGCCGAGCGTAGCGGCCTATTCGAAGGAGACGCGGTGGCCCTCACCCGCGCCACCCTGACCACTCTCGGGGAGCGGATCAGCGGGGGTGAGGCCCGCGATCTGGCCGTTCACCTGCCCTCACCGCTGCAGGACGCTTTGCTCCCAACAGAAGAAGAGGCCGAAGCTTTCAGTTACGACGAGTTCGTCAACCGAGTGGCTCAACGGAGTGGGCGTGACACGGAGGCCGCGGAGGCTGCCTTGGACGCGGTCATGGCGACGATTCGCGACGCGGTGACACCAGGTGAGTTCGAGGACTTATTGAGCCAGTTGCCCACGGAGTTTCAGGGGTTGGGCGCGCGATGA
- a CDS encoding glycosyltransferase family 4 protein, with protein sequence MTQEPLKVGLLAPPWAAVPPPGYGGTESVVCQLAQGLIAAGHEVVLFATGDSTAPVPVVYAMASANWDRIGHGEVELPHVMRGYEALAGCDIIHDHTLLGPAWALATGYDRVVTTCHGPFSGALRGIYRRYGKRLPVVAISHDQASHAPEIAVDRVIHHGLDPDEYPQGCGDGDYLLFLGRMTPDKGVREAVLAARAAGEALIIAAKNREPAERAYFTEVIEPLLTDDVDVRGEVAGDAKLALLGAAKALLNPIQWAEPFGLVMIEAMACGTPVIACPNGAAPEIVDTGRTGFLCFDSADLVDAIHRVDELDRAVCRAAVTERFSTARMVDDHLALYQQMVSR encoded by the coding sequence ATGACGCAGGAGCCTTTGAAAGTTGGTCTGCTGGCGCCGCCATGGGCCGCCGTACCCCCACCCGGTTACGGGGGAACCGAGTCAGTGGTGTGCCAGCTTGCGCAGGGCCTGATCGCGGCCGGACACGAGGTCGTGCTGTTTGCCACCGGCGACAGCACCGCACCGGTCCCCGTCGTCTATGCCATGGCCAGCGCGAACTGGGACCGCATCGGGCATGGCGAGGTGGAGCTGCCCCACGTGATGCGCGGCTACGAGGCCCTCGCCGGTTGCGACATAATCCACGACCACACCCTGTTGGGGCCGGCCTGGGCCTTGGCGACCGGCTACGACCGAGTGGTTACCACCTGCCACGGCCCGTTCAGCGGTGCGCTGCGGGGGATCTACCGCCGGTACGGCAAGCGGCTACCGGTCGTTGCGATCTCACACGACCAGGCTTCCCACGCGCCCGAGATCGCGGTGGATCGGGTCATTCACCACGGCCTTGACCCCGACGAATACCCGCAAGGCTGCGGCGACGGAGACTACCTGTTGTTCCTCGGGCGGATGACGCCCGACAAGGGCGTGCGCGAGGCCGTCTTGGCCGCACGCGCCGCTGGCGAGGCGCTGATCATCGCGGCTAAGAACCGAGAACCAGCCGAGCGGGCTTACTTCACCGAAGTAATCGAGCCCCTGCTCACCGACGATGTCGACGTCAGGGGAGAGGTCGCCGGCGATGCGAAGTTGGCGTTACTCGGTGCCGCCAAAGCACTTCTGAATCCCATCCAATGGGCGGAACCGTTCGGGCTGGTGATGATTGAGGCGATGGCCTGCGGCACGCCGGTCATCGCCTGTCCCAACGGTGCGGCGCCCGAGATCGTGGATACCGGCAGGACGGGGTTCCTCTGCTTCGATTCCGCCGACCTGGTGGACGCGATCCACCGCGTCGATGAATTGGACCGTGCAGTGTGCCGCGCCGCCGTCACCGAGCGGTTCTCCACCGCTCGGATGGTCGACGACCACCTCGCCCTGTACCAGCAGATGGTAAGCCGGTGA
- a CDS encoding amylo-alpha-1,6-glucosidase, which yields MTGSDVTLLEGSTFCISALSGDVHRDRPHGLFVADTRMLSCWRLVIDGSPVQNLSTIEEPTEPYRAIFVGRTPPRQWLADSTMLVLRDRLVGDGLREDVILRNLGAEPVGVTVTLAVDTDFADVFAVKEGRVQPPHGLAVDIGTASMTFTLAGPDDTRIAQISATGDPSVTPGRFTFRIVVPQRSQWSTCFAVEATTGGRRVQLRHKCGEPIDSSAPARRLQAWRLSNPLIETGHSALDCSLEVGTRDLGSLQIEDPAQPGYPILAAGAPWFMTLFGRDSLLTAWMALGLDSRLALNTLRTLARLQGTRVDPLTEEEPGRILHEVRLGREAALTLGGGTTYYGTADATPLFVMLLAELDRWGALPDADRPALVAAADRAMEWILQYGDADGDGYVEYRRHTDRGLVNQGWKDSFDGVNHADGHLASPPIALCEVQGYVYAAFQARAFLAEGDGDPGCAQQWRSRAARLKAAFNLAFWMPEQQAFALALDGGKHQVDAVASNMGHCLWTGIVDDDKAAAVAAHLVGPALNSGFGVRTLAADMNAYNPMSYHNGSVWPHDTAIVVAGLANYGFAQEAQQIALGLLDASDYFGGRLPELFCGFPRAEFSRPVPYPTSCSPQAWAAASSRLVLRSLLRFNPDIPHGQVQVCPIAPGRFLPVRLHNVPLAGTRISLTVDAHGGVDVCDLPPGVRLVTAEPRRSPGRASAQQHDRSH from the coding sequence GTGACCGGTAGTGACGTGACGCTGCTGGAAGGTTCGACGTTTTGCATTTCGGCCTTATCGGGCGACGTCCATCGCGACCGGCCGCACGGACTGTTCGTGGCCGACACCCGAATGTTGTCCTGCTGGCGGCTTGTCATCGATGGCTCGCCGGTCCAAAACCTTTCCACGATCGAGGAACCGACCGAACCGTACCGCGCGATTTTCGTCGGCCGGACTCCGCCGCGTCAGTGGCTGGCGGACAGCACGATGCTGGTCCTGCGCGACAGGCTGGTTGGTGACGGTTTGCGCGAGGACGTGATCTTGCGCAACCTCGGCGCCGAGCCGGTGGGGGTCACCGTGACGCTGGCCGTCGATACGGACTTCGCGGATGTCTTCGCCGTCAAAGAGGGAAGGGTTCAGCCACCGCACGGCCTGGCCGTCGACATAGGAACGGCATCAATGACTTTCACGCTCGCCGGGCCGGACGACACCCGCATTGCTCAGATCTCCGCCACCGGAGACCCGAGCGTCACACCAGGCAGATTCACCTTCCGGATCGTTGTTCCACAACGCTCCCAGTGGTCAACCTGTTTCGCCGTGGAAGCCACGACTGGAGGCAGGCGAGTTCAGCTTCGGCACAAATGTGGCGAACCGATAGATAGCAGCGCCCCCGCGCGACGGCTGCAGGCATGGCGGCTGTCGAATCCACTTATTGAGACCGGACATTCGGCGCTGGATTGTTCACTGGAAGTGGGCACCCGCGACTTGGGCTCACTCCAGATCGAAGACCCGGCACAGCCGGGCTATCCGATTCTTGCCGCCGGTGCACCCTGGTTCATGACGCTATTCGGGCGAGATTCCCTCTTGACCGCGTGGATGGCCTTAGGCTTGGACTCCCGCTTGGCGCTGAACACTTTGCGCACCCTGGCCAGGCTGCAGGGGACCCGGGTGGATCCACTGACGGAGGAGGAGCCGGGCCGCATCCTGCATGAGGTGCGTTTGGGCAGGGAGGCGGCGCTGACGCTGGGCGGAGGTACCACATACTACGGCACCGCTGACGCCACACCACTTTTCGTCATGCTGCTCGCCGAGCTCGATCGGTGGGGAGCTCTTCCCGACGCTGACCGGCCCGCCCTGGTGGCCGCGGCAGACCGTGCCATGGAGTGGATCCTGCAGTATGGTGACGCTGACGGAGACGGTTACGTGGAGTACCGCCGACACACCGACCGCGGCTTGGTGAACCAGGGCTGGAAAGACTCCTTCGACGGTGTCAACCATGCCGACGGGCATCTCGCCTCACCCCCGATAGCGCTGTGCGAGGTACAGGGCTACGTGTACGCAGCGTTTCAGGCCCGGGCGTTTCTCGCCGAGGGAGACGGTGACCCGGGCTGCGCGCAGCAGTGGCGCAGCAGGGCCGCGCGGCTGAAGGCGGCGTTCAACCTGGCCTTCTGGATGCCCGAACAACAGGCGTTCGCCCTGGCGCTCGACGGCGGCAAACATCAAGTCGATGCCGTCGCGTCGAACATGGGGCACTGCCTGTGGACGGGGATCGTCGACGACGACAAGGCCGCCGCGGTGGCCGCGCATCTCGTAGGCCCTGCGCTGAACTCCGGCTTCGGTGTGCGGACCCTCGCCGCCGACATGAACGCCTACAACCCGATGAGCTACCACAACGGCTCGGTGTGGCCGCACGACACCGCGATCGTCGTCGCCGGGCTAGCCAATTACGGTTTTGCCCAAGAGGCTCAACAGATTGCGTTGGGGCTTCTCGATGCTTCCGACTACTTCGGGGGGCGGCTGCCCGAGCTGTTCTGCGGCTTTCCGCGTGCCGAGTTCTCGCGTCCCGTGCCGTATCCGACGTCGTGTTCGCCGCAAGCCTGGGCCGCTGCGTCGTCGCGCCTGGTGCTGCGCAGCCTGCTGCGATTCAACCCCGACATTCCGCACGGCCAGGTTCAGGTGTGTCCGATTGCTCCGGGTCGGTTCTTGCCTGTGCGCCTGCACAACGTCCCCCTCGCAGGCACCCGGATCAGCCTCACCGTCGACGCACACGGCGGCGTCGATGTGTGCGACCTTCCCCCAGGAGTCCGGCTGGTTACCGCCGAGCCCAGGCGTTCGCCCGGTCGCGCTTCGGCACAGCAGCACGATCGAAGTCACTGA